The Canis aureus isolate CA01 chromosome 24, VMU_Caureus_v.1.0, whole genome shotgun sequence genome includes a window with the following:
- the TWIST2 gene encoding twist-related protein 2 isoform X1, translated as MEEGSSSPVSPVDSLGTSEEELERQPKRFGRKRRYSKKSSEDGSPTPGKRGKKGSPSAQSFEELQSQRILANVRERQRTQSLNEAFAALRKIIPTLPSDKLSKIQTLKLAARYIDFLYQVLQSDEMDNKMTSCSYVAHERLSYAFSVWRMEGAWSMSASH; from the coding sequence ATGGAGGAGGGCTCCAGCTCGCCCGTGTCCCCCGTGGACAGCCTGGGCACCAGCGAGGAGGAGCTCGAGAGGCAGCCCAAGCGCTTCGGCCGGAAGCGGCGCTACAGCAAGAAGTCGAGCGAAGATGGCAGCCCGACCCCGGGCAAGCGCGGCAAGAAGGGCAGCCCGAGCGCGCAGTCCTTCGAGGAGCTGCAGAGCCAGCGCATCCTGGCCAACGTGCGCGAGCGCCAGCGCACCCAGTCGCTCAACGAGGCCTTCGCGGCGCTGCGCAAGATCATCCCCACGCTGCCCTCGGACAAGCTCAGCAAGATCCAGACGCTCAAGCTGGCCGCCAGGTACATAGACTTCCTCTACCAGGTCCTGCAGAGCGACGAGATGGACAATAAGATGACCAGCTGCAGCTACGTGGCCCACGAGCGCCTCAGCTACGCCTTCTCCGTGTGGCGCATGGAGGGCGCGTGGTCCATGTCCGCCTCCCACTAG